DNA sequence from the Butyricimonas faecalis genome:
GACCAGAAGTTGGAGAGGGCAATGGATGCCTTGCGTTGTCCGGAACCGGATGCGGAAGTGAAGTTCCTTTCCGGGGGAGAACGCCGTCGGGTCGCCTTGTGTCGTTTGTTGTTGCAGGAACCGGATATTTTGTTATTGGATGAACCGACGAACCATTTGGATGCCGAGTCTGTGGAATGGTTGGAACAACATTTGCATCAATATCCCGGTACGGTGATTTGCGTGACACATGATCGTTACTTTCTGGATAATGTGGCTGGCTGGATATTGGAATTAGACCGGGGAGAGGGAATTCCATGGGAAGGAAATTATTCTTCTTGGTTGGAACAGAAAGCCAAGCGTTTGGAACAGGAGGAAAAACAGGCAAGTAAGCGCCGGAAAACACTGGAACGGGAATTGGAATGGGTGCGTATGGCCCCTAAGGCTCGTCAAGCAAAAAGTAAAGCTCGTTTGAAGGCTTATGATCAGATGATGGATGAGGATGTGAAGGAGAAAGAAGAAAAACTTGAAATATTTATTCCAAACGGTCCTCGTTTGGGCAACAAGGTGATTGAAGCCGAGCATGTAGCGAAGGCCTTTGGGGATAAGGTGTTGTTCGATGATCTTGAATTTAAATTGCCGCCGGCCGGAATAGTTGGGGTAATTGGCCCAAATGGGGCGGGAAAGACTACTTTGTTCCGTTTGATTATGGGCATGGAGCAACCGGATAAAGGAACATTTGAAGTTGGTTCAACCGTGAAGATTGCGTATGTAGATCAACAGCATAAAGCAATAGATCCGGAGAAGACGGTTTATCAGGTAATTTCGGGAGGAAGTGATTTGATAAATTTGGGAGGACGAGAAGTGAATGCCCGGGCTTATGTTTCCAAATTTAATTTTTCCGGGACAGATCAGGAAAAAAAATGCGGGGTATTGTCTGGTGGAGAGCGTAATCGCCTGCATTTGGCTTTAGCATTAAAAGAAGATGCTAACGTGCTGCTACTGGACGAGCCTACGAATGATATTGACGTGAACACGTTACGTGCTTTGGAGGAGGGATTGGAAAACTTTGCGGGATGTGCCGTGGTCGTGTCGCATGATCGTTGGTTTCTGGATCGTATCGCAACCCATATCTTGGCTTTCGAGGGTGATTCTAAAGTGGTATATTTTGAGGGGAGTTACTCTGAATATGAGGAAAGTAAGAGAAAACGTTTGGGAGATGTTACCCCGAAACGCATACGTTATAAAAAATTAATCGGTTAAGATTATAGAGCGTGCCTAAGAAAAAAGAAAAAAAGATTATAGATACTGGTTTCGTACCGGGTATCTATAATTATTGCGACAGATGGTGTGAACGTTGTCCATTGCAGCTTCGTTGCATGAGTTTCAT
Encoded proteins:
- the ettA gene encoding energy-dependent translational throttle protein EttA; the protein is MADEKKIIFSMMGVSKTIPPQRKIIKDIYLSFFYGAKIGVIGLNGSGKSTLLKIIAGLDPNYEGKVIWSKEHSIGYLPQEPQLDDSKTVKEVVQEGVQKVMDLLKEYEEVNMKFAEPMSDEEMDKLMTRQGELTELIEHHGGWEIDQKLERAMDALRCPEPDAEVKFLSGGERRRVALCRLLLQEPDILLLDEPTNHLDAESVEWLEQHLHQYPGTVICVTHDRYFLDNVAGWILELDRGEGIPWEGNYSSWLEQKAKRLEQEEKQASKRRKTLERELEWVRMAPKARQAKSKARLKAYDQMMDEDVKEKEEKLEIFIPNGPRLGNKVIEAEHVAKAFGDKVLFDDLEFKLPPAGIVGVIGPNGAGKTTLFRLIMGMEQPDKGTFEVGSTVKIAYVDQQHKAIDPEKTVYQVISGGSDLINLGGREVNARAYVSKFNFSGTDQEKKCGVLSGGERNRLHLALALKEDANVLLLDEPTNDIDVNTLRALEEGLENFAGCAVVVSHDRWFLDRIATHILAFEGDSKVVYFEGSYSEYEESKRKRLGDVTPKRIRYKKLIG